TTTGCCGCCCGTCCCTTGTGTCGTTTGTCGGGGTCGGTGGCGCCGTAGACGACTCGTGAGATTCCTGCCCCGATAATCGCCTCCGTGCATGGTGGGGTCTTCCCGTGGGAGGAGCAGGGTTCCAGTGTGACGTAGAGGGTCGCGTCCGCAAGCGGACGAGGCTGAAGGCTGGAGGCTGAAGGCTGAAGGGGAAAATCGGAAATCAGTTTTCTGATGGCCTCGATCTCTGCGTGGGGGAGGCCTGCGGCATGGTGGTATCCCTTGGCGATGACTCTACCGTTTTTCACAATCACTGCTCCAACGGCCGGATTCGGAGCTGTCAGTCCTTGGGCCTTCGTTGCTTCCTGAATCGCCAGACGCATGAAGCGTTCGTCGGATTTGAGGTCAAGTTGCGAGGTCATGGTGGTTGGAAATATTCCCGCTGAGGCGCAGAGACGCAGCAACGACCGGGATAGCCAAAACAGGGAAACAGGGATGGAGATGCATGGAAGTTTTTTTTACAGGGATGAAGGGGATAAAATGGGGGGCACAACCGAGACCTTGTTTCTGAGGCCAATCTGAGTCAGATCCCCGGCTTGTCCAACCCAGTTGGCATGGGCTTTGCAAAGCAAAGCCGGTTGCCTTTGGGATCATCTTTACAAGCTCACTTGCAAGAGTGATGCCAAGGCCAACCGTAGCGAAGTTCTGCCTGGCAGCAACTTCTACAATGCCATTCTTACTATCCCTTTGCCGGCACTTGCTACCCGGCAAGCAGTACCGCCCTTCCGGGTCACGCATTCGCGTGAACTTCCGCGCCGCTTCCCAGCGGTTTGGTTCATCTCCTTCATCCCTGTGCGTAAATCATTTCTCTACCTCTACGTTTGCTTGCCTGGCCTCGGTCTGATGACCTGCGGTGCAGCTGCACCTCCGCTTGAGAAGGATTCTTTGATTTCATCCTGTATTTCGTTCTTTAGGTCGGGGTTGCCTTTGAACGATCCTAGGGAATGGACACTAAAGAAAACAGCTCCGAGACATCCTCTGCCCCAAAAATCAAAACGGGCCAGGAGATCGATGTGGAAATCAATGACATCGGCTTCGGCGGCAGGGGGGTCGGCCGGATCGATGGGGTGGCCTGTTTTGTGCCGGGTGTGATCGAGAAGGAAAAGGTCCGTGTCAAAATCGCCAAGGTGAAGTCACGCATGATGGAGGCCTGGCTGCTTGAAGTGCTTGAGCCCTCACCTTACCGGGTCGAGCCTCCGTGTCCTGTGTTCCTCAAATGCGGTGGTTGCTCCTACCAGCATATCGACTATCCCCATCAGCTGCAGATTAAGGAGACTCAGCTCCGCGAGGCCCTGCGCAGGCTTGGGGGCCTAAGCGAACCACCTGTACTGCCGATGATCGCATCGCCAGAGCCCTACGGCTACCGTAACCGGATCGCCGTCCATGTGCGTGACGGGAATGTTGGATTCTTTGCCGAGGGATCGAACCGCGTGATTCCGGTGAAGAAGTGTCTGATCGCTTCGCCCGAGGTTGATCTGGGATTCCAGGATCTGCTCAAGGAGCGCCCGCGTGACGGCGACTACCTTATCGGTGAGAAGAAGCGCTATGGGGGCTTTCGCCAGGTGAACAATGCCGTGGCTGAGATTCTGAAAGAGACAGTCCGGGAAGCCGTCAGACCTTCTGGCGAGGCCGCTCCGATCGCCGGATTGCTTGTGGATGCCTATTGCGGAGCCGGGTTCTTTGCCCATGAGTTGCAGGAGCTCTTCACGAAGGTGATCGGCATCGAGCGCTCGATCGCCTCGGTGGCGATGGCGAGCCGTCAGGCCGCCGAGAACGAGGAGTATCTGGCGGGTGATGTGGAGCTGAAGTTGAGTGAGGCGCTGGGAGCCGGCAAGCCTGAGGAGACCGTCCTCCTGCTGGATCCCCCCTCTGAGGGGCTTGCTGAATTGGCCATGGAAGCCATTTTGCAAAATCCTCCTGCGCGCATTGTCTATGTATCGTGTAATCCGGCAACGCTTGCCCGCGATGCCAAGCGACTGGCCGGCAACTATCGTCTCGTTCAGGTGACCCCGCTCGATATGTTTCCTCAGACGGCCGAGATTGAGTCGGTTTCCGTTTTTAAACTCATTCCATGATCACCCGACGCTTCGGCCGGACCGGTCTCGAGATGCCCGTCCTCTCCTGCGGGGGGATGCGCTACCAGCACAGTTGGAACGACAAGGATGCCGGCGGGATCACGCCCGAGGGACAGGCCAACCTTGAGGAGTGCATCCGCAAGGCGCTCGCCTCCGGCATCAACCACATCGAGACCGCACGTGGCTACGGAACCTCGGAGGTCCAGTTGGGCAAAATCCTTCCCCGGCTCCCTCGTGGGGAAATGATCATCCAGACCAAGGTCGCCCCGTCCTCCGCCGCTGACTTTCGCGCGACCTTCGATCAGTCGATGCGCAACCTGCAGTTGGGACATGTTGACCTTCTCTCCATCCACGGGATCAACAACCGGGAGTGCTGGGAGGAGACAATCCGCCCCGGCGGGGCGCTCGAGGCAGCGCGGCAGATCATCCATGAGGGAAGGGCCACCTTCCTTGGTTTCTCGACGCACGCCCCGTGCGATCTCATCGAGGAGATCGTGGAGAGCGATGCCTTCGACTATGTAAACCTCCACTGGTATTTCATGAACCGCACCAACTGGAGTGCTGTCGAGGCGGCCACCAGGCATGACATGGGGGTCTTCATCATCAGCCCCACGGAGAAGGGGGGATGCATGCACCAACCCTCGGAGAAGCTCTCCGGGCTCTGCTCCCCCTACTCGCCGATGGTCTTCAACGACCTCTACTGCCTCATGCATCCCGAGGTCCACACGCTGAGCATCGGAGCCGCACGACCTTCGGATTTCGACGAGCATCTGAAGATCCTTCCTCTCATGGAACACAAGGAGACCTGGGATCGGGTCCGCGAAGTGGCGGGGCGCCTCGAGGAGGAGTTTCAGCGTGCCAATAGATTTCCCATTCCGGCGCGCTGGGATAGGGATCTGCCAGCCTTCGGGGAGGTGCCGGGCGAGATCAATCTTCAGGAGATCGTGAGACTTCGGGCGCTGGACCGGGCCTTCGACATGCAAACATACGGGAAGCTCCGCTACAACTTGCTCGGCAACGGCGGTCACTGGTTCCCCGGTATCAATGCCGCGGAGTTCGACGAGGCTGCGATCGGAGAGATCGGCAGGAAGGCCGGATACCCCTCGTTGGTAAACATCCTGCACGAAGCCCATGACCGCTTCGGTGATGCACCCCGAAAGCGGCTCCAGCAGGACTGAGCAAAATGACTGAGGCGCAGGTTCCCAACTCTTTCATCCGGATCAAGGGGGCGCGGCAGCACAACCTGCGCAACATCGACGTCGAGATCCCGCGCAACAAGCTCGTGGTCATCACCGGCCCGAGCGGTTCGGGAAAATCCTCGCTTGCCTTCGACACGCTCTTTGCCGAGGGGCAGAGGCGCTATGTCGAAAGTCTCTCGGCCTACGCGCGGCAGTTTCTCGACCAGATGCAGAAGCCCGATGTGGATCACATCGAGGGCCTCTCTCCGGCGATAGCCATCGAGCAGAGGATCGCCCCGCCGAATCCCCGCTCGACGATCGCCACGACGACCGAGATCTACGATTACCTCCGCGTCCTCTACTCCTCGATCGGGGTGCCCCATGATCCGAAGACGGGAGCCGCGGTGCGCCGCCAGTCACCCCAGCAGATCGCGACCGAGATCCTTTCCTGGCCCGAAGGAACCCGCATGATGCTTCTGGCACCGCTTGTCAGGAATGAGGTGGGTGAGTTCCGCGATGTCATCGATCGGGCCCGACGTGAGGGATTTGTCCGACTGCGGATCGATGGTGAGATCATCGATCTGGGCCGACCCGAGCCGATCAAACTTCTCAAGACCAAGAAGCACACGATCGAGGCCGTGGTAGATCGTCTGGCACTTCGTCCCGAGGGCGAAGGGGAGGGGATCCGTGAACGCCTGCTCGATTCGCTAGAGACCTCGCTGCGCTGGGGGAAGAACATGGTGACCGTTCTCCATCAGGCACCCGGTGCGGCGCCCGATGCTTGGGAGGAGAGGCCCTTCTCCACCGATTTCTGCAATCCGGAGACCGGCTTTACGATGCCTCGACTGACTCCCCGGCACTTTTCCTTCAATAGCCATCTTGGTGCCTGCCCTGCCTGCCAGGGACTCGGGACCGAGCCTTTCTGTGATCCGGGCCTGCTCGTGGATCCTGAGATGACTCTCTCCAAGGGGGCGATCAGGCCCTGGCGGACTCCCGACAAGCGGATGGGGCAATACTATCAACTCGTTCTGGAAGCTCTCTGCGAGCAGACGGGAGCCGGTATCAATGTTCCCTTCCGCGATCTTCCCGAGGCGTTCAAACAGAAGCTTTTCTACGGAACCGGCGGGGAGTCGCTGGAGCTCGGCGGGACAAAAGGAAAGGGGGCGAAGGCGTCGCAGAACAGGCCCTTCGAGGGACTGGTCGCCATGGTGGAGAGGCAGATGGAGACCTCGGCCAGCGAGCTGAAGAAGAACCGTTTGAAGGCCTACTTCGCCCGGAAGGCCTGTACGACCTGCGGCGGGGCTCGTCTTCGTCCCGAGATCCTCGGGGTGACGCTTGAGAGCATTGTTGGGCCCGACAAGAGGGAATGGAACATCGAGGAGTTCTGCGCGCTTCCCGCCTCCCTTGCCTGCGAGGTGCTGGCGGGATTGCAGCTCTCGGCCGCGGATCGCAAGGTGACGGTGGATCTCCTGCGAGAGATCGGCGCCAGACTCGGATTTCTGGTCGAGGTGGGGCTCGGCTACCTCACCCTCAACCGTGAAAGCGGGACGCTTTCCGGCGGGGAGGCGCAGCGCATCCGACTTGCCACGCAGATCGGATCCGGTCTCGCGGGGGTGCT
The genomic region above belongs to Verrucomicrobiota bacterium and contains:
- a CDS encoding class I SAM-dependent RNA methyltransferase, giving the protein MDTKENSSETSSAPKIKTGQEIDVEINDIGFGGRGVGRIDGVACFVPGVIEKEKVRVKIAKVKSRMMEAWLLEVLEPSPYRVEPPCPVFLKCGGCSYQHIDYPHQLQIKETQLREALRRLGGLSEPPVLPMIASPEPYGYRNRIAVHVRDGNVGFFAEGSNRVIPVKKCLIASPEVDLGFQDLLKERPRDGDYLIGEKKRYGGFRQVNNAVAEILKETVREAVRPSGEAAPIAGLLVDAYCGAGFFAHELQELFTKVIGIERSIASVAMASRQAAENEEYLAGDVELKLSEALGAGKPEETVLLLDPPSEGLAELAMEAILQNPPARIVYVSCNPATLARDAKRLAGNYRLVQVTPLDMFPQTAEIESVSVFKLIP
- a CDS encoding aldo/keto reductase, producing MITRRFGRTGLEMPVLSCGGMRYQHSWNDKDAGGITPEGQANLEECIRKALASGINHIETARGYGTSEVQLGKILPRLPRGEMIIQTKVAPSSAADFRATFDQSMRNLQLGHVDLLSIHGINNRECWEETIRPGGALEAARQIIHEGRATFLGFSTHAPCDLIEEIVESDAFDYVNLHWYFMNRTNWSAVEAATRHDMGVFIISPTEKGGCMHQPSEKLSGLCSPYSPMVFNDLYCLMHPEVHTLSIGAARPSDFDEHLKILPLMEHKETWDRVREVAGRLEEEFQRANRFPIPARWDRDLPAFGEVPGEINLQEIVRLRALDRAFDMQTYGKLRYNLLGNGGHWFPGINAAEFDEAAIGEIGRKAGYPSLVNILHEAHDRFGDAPRKRLQQD
- the uvrA gene encoding excinuclease ABC subunit UvrA is translated as MTEAQVPNSFIRIKGARQHNLRNIDVEIPRNKLVVITGPSGSGKSSLAFDTLFAEGQRRYVESLSAYARQFLDQMQKPDVDHIEGLSPAIAIEQRIAPPNPRSTIATTTEIYDYLRVLYSSIGVPHDPKTGAAVRRQSPQQIATEILSWPEGTRMMLLAPLVRNEVGEFRDVIDRARREGFVRLRIDGEIIDLGRPEPIKLLKTKKHTIEAVVDRLALRPEGEGEGIRERLLDSLETSLRWGKNMVTVLHQAPGAAPDAWEERPFSTDFCNPETGFTMPRLTPRHFSFNSHLGACPACQGLGTEPFCDPGLLVDPEMTLSKGAIRPWRTPDKRMGQYYQLVLEALCEQTGAGINVPFRDLPEAFKQKLFYGTGGESLELGGTKGKGAKASQNRPFEGLVAMVERQMETSASELKKNRLKAYFARKACTTCGGARLRPEILGVTLESIVGPDKREWNIEEFCALPASLACEVLAGLQLSAADRKVTVDLLREIGARLGFLVEVGLGYLTLNRESGTLSGGEAQRIRLATQIGSGLAGVLYVLDEPSIGLHQRDNDRLLGTLRGLRDLGNSVVVVEHDEETILAADHVLDMGPGAGPRGGEIVAEGTPAEILANPASLTGQFLSGKAKISVPRIRNRPPVKPAPGPGWLTVIDASENNLKNITVGFPVGLFTVVTGVSGSGKSTLVNDILHRALARQFYGAKDVPGEHGRILGEEAFDKVVVIDQSPIGRTPRSNPATYSGVFGPIRDLFSGLPAAKVRGYAPARFSCNVKGGRCEECEGDGMIRIEMHFLADVFVECELCRGRRFNRETLEISYKGKNIADVLELTIDDAAGFFRSIPAIHGKLEMLQEVGLGYLKLGQSATTLSGGEAQRLKVASELSKKATGRTLYLLDEPTTGLHFADIQKLLEVLLRLRDGGNTLIVIEHNLEVIKCADWIIDMGPEGGEQGGSLVVFGTPDEVAEYAGSHTGSWLRRVLQR